From Carassius gibelio isolate Cgi1373 ecotype wild population from Czech Republic chromosome B21, carGib1.2-hapl.c, whole genome shotgun sequence, the proteins below share one genomic window:
- the LOC127985682 gene encoding serine/threonine-protein phosphatase 2A 55 kDa regulatory subunit B beta isoform isoform X3, which yields MHLLEEDQGRCVKADIISTVEFNSTGELLATGDKGGRVVVFQREQESKNQPHRRGEYNVYSTFQSHEPEFDYLKSLEIEEKINKIRWLPQQNAAYFLLSTNDKTVKLWKISERDKRPEGYNLKDEEGRIRDPTTITSLRVPVLRPMDLMVEATPRRIFSNAHTYHINSISVNSDHETYMSTDDLRINLWNLEITNRSFNIVDIKPANMEELTEVITAAEFHPNQCNTFVYSSSKGSIRLCDMRTSALCDNHSKLFEEPEDPSNRSFFSEIISSISDVKFSHSGRYLMTRDYLTVKVWDVNMESKPLETYQVHDYLRSKLCSLYENDCIFDKFECVWNGTDSVLMTGSYNNFFRMFDRNTKRDVTLEASRENSKPRAILKPRKVCVGGKRRKDEISVDSLDFSKKILHTAWHPNENIIAVAATNNLYIFQDKVN from the exons atgCATCTCCTTGAGGAAGACCAAGGAAGATGTGTCAAAG CTGACATCATATCCACAGTTGAGTTCAACTCGACAGGAGAACTCCTGGCCACTGGGGACAAAGGTGGACGAGTGGTGGTCTTCCAGAGGGAACAGGAG AGCAAGAACCAGCCTCACCGTCGGGGGGAGTACAATGTTTACAGCACCTTTCAGAGCCACGAGCCCGAGTTTGACTACTTGAAAAGCCTGGAGATTGAGGAGAAGATCAACAAAATCCGCTGGCTGCCACAACAGAATGCCGCTTATTTTCTCCTGTCCACCAATG ATAAAACTGTGAAGCTATGGAAAATCAGCGAGCGAGACAAACGACCAGAGGGCTACAATCTGAAGGATGAAGAAGGCAGGATACGCGACCCAACCACCATCACATCTCTGAGG GTGCCTGTGTTGAGGCCCATGGACTTGATGGTGGAGGCAACACCACGTCGCATTTTCTCCAATGCTCACACCTATCACATTAACTCCATCTCAGTCAACAGCGACCATGAGACGTACATGTCCACGGATGATCTGCGGATCAACCTATGGAACCTGGAGATCACTAACCGAAGCTTTA ATATTGTGGACATAAAGCCTGCCAACATGGAAGAATTGACCGAGGTGATCACAGCGGCTGAGTTTCACCCTAACCAGTGCAACACATTTGTCTACAGTAGCAGTAAGGGCTCCATAAGATTGTGTGACATGAGAACCTCCGCACTTTGTGACAACCATTCTAAAT TATTTGAGGAACCAGAAGACCCCAGTAATCGCTCCTTCTTCTCAGAGATCATCTCCTCCATCTCAGATGTGAAATTCAGCCACAGTGGACGCTACTTGATGACCCGTGACTACCTCACAGTGAAGGTGTGGGACGTCAACATGGAGAGCAAGCCTTTGGAAACGTATCAG GTCCATGACTACCTTAGGAGTAAACTGTGCTCACTGTACGAGAATGACTGCATCTTCGACAAGTTTGAATGTGTCTGGAATGGAACTGACAG TGTCCTAATGACAGGCTCCTACAACAATTTCTTCCGTATGTTCGATCGAAACACTAAGCGTGATGTGACTCTGGAGGCCTCGCGGGAAAACAGCAAACCCAGAGCCATCCTCAAGCCACGCAAAGTTTGTGTTGGTGGCAAGCGTCGTAAAGATGAAATCAGTGTGGACAGTCTGGACTTCAGTAAGAAGATCCTACACACTGCATGGCACCCAAACGAGAACATCATCGCTGTGGCCGCCACCAACAACCTCTATATATTTCAGGACAAGGTCAACTAG
- the LOC127985682 gene encoding serine/threonine-protein phosphatase 2A 55 kDa regulatory subunit B beta isoform isoform X1: protein MKCFSRYLPYIFRPPSSLLSSSCHTEADIISTVEFNSTGELLATGDKGGRVVVFQREQESKNQPHRRGEYNVYSTFQSHEPEFDYLKSLEIEEKINKIRWLPQQNAAYFLLSTNDKTVKLWKISERDKRPEGYNLKDEEGRIRDPTTITSLRVPVLRPMDLMVEATPRRIFSNAHTYHINSISVNSDHETYMSTDDLRINLWNLEITNRSFNIVDIKPANMEELTEVITAAEFHPNQCNTFVYSSSKGSIRLCDMRTSALCDNHSKLFEEPEDPSNRSFFSEIISSISDVKFSHSGRYLMTRDYLTVKVWDVNMESKPLETYQVHDYLRSKLCSLYENDCIFDKFECVWNGTDSVLMTGSYNNFFRMFDRNTKRDVTLEASRENSKPRAILKPRKVCVGGKRRKDEISVDSLDFSKKILHTAWHPNENIIAVAATNNLYIFQDKVN, encoded by the exons CTGACATCATATCCACAGTTGAGTTCAACTCGACAGGAGAACTCCTGGCCACTGGGGACAAAGGTGGACGAGTGGTGGTCTTCCAGAGGGAACAGGAG AGCAAGAACCAGCCTCACCGTCGGGGGGAGTACAATGTTTACAGCACCTTTCAGAGCCACGAGCCCGAGTTTGACTACTTGAAAAGCCTGGAGATTGAGGAGAAGATCAACAAAATCCGCTGGCTGCCACAACAGAATGCCGCTTATTTTCTCCTGTCCACCAATG ATAAAACTGTGAAGCTATGGAAAATCAGCGAGCGAGACAAACGACCAGAGGGCTACAATCTGAAGGATGAAGAAGGCAGGATACGCGACCCAACCACCATCACATCTCTGAGG GTGCCTGTGTTGAGGCCCATGGACTTGATGGTGGAGGCAACACCACGTCGCATTTTCTCCAATGCTCACACCTATCACATTAACTCCATCTCAGTCAACAGCGACCATGAGACGTACATGTCCACGGATGATCTGCGGATCAACCTATGGAACCTGGAGATCACTAACCGAAGCTTTA ATATTGTGGACATAAAGCCTGCCAACATGGAAGAATTGACCGAGGTGATCACAGCGGCTGAGTTTCACCCTAACCAGTGCAACACATTTGTCTACAGTAGCAGTAAGGGCTCCATAAGATTGTGTGACATGAGAACCTCCGCACTTTGTGACAACCATTCTAAAT TATTTGAGGAACCAGAAGACCCCAGTAATCGCTCCTTCTTCTCAGAGATCATCTCCTCCATCTCAGATGTGAAATTCAGCCACAGTGGACGCTACTTGATGACCCGTGACTACCTCACAGTGAAGGTGTGGGACGTCAACATGGAGAGCAAGCCTTTGGAAACGTATCAG GTCCATGACTACCTTAGGAGTAAACTGTGCTCACTGTACGAGAATGACTGCATCTTCGACAAGTTTGAATGTGTCTGGAATGGAACTGACAG TGTCCTAATGACAGGCTCCTACAACAATTTCTTCCGTATGTTCGATCGAAACACTAAGCGTGATGTGACTCTGGAGGCCTCGCGGGAAAACAGCAAACCCAGAGCCATCCTCAAGCCACGCAAAGTTTGTGTTGGTGGCAAGCGTCGTAAAGATGAAATCAGTGTGGACAGTCTGGACTTCAGTAAGAAGATCCTACACACTGCATGGCACCCAAACGAGAACATCATCGCTGTGGCCGCCACCAACAACCTCTATATATTTCAGGACAAGGTCAACTAG
- the LOC127985682 gene encoding serine/threonine-protein phosphatase 2A 55 kDa regulatory subunit B beta isoform isoform X2, whose product MDEEIDTRKINNSFLRDHNYATEADIISTVEFNSTGELLATGDKGGRVVVFQREQESKNQPHRRGEYNVYSTFQSHEPEFDYLKSLEIEEKINKIRWLPQQNAAYFLLSTNDKTVKLWKISERDKRPEGYNLKDEEGRIRDPTTITSLRVPVLRPMDLMVEATPRRIFSNAHTYHINSISVNSDHETYMSTDDLRINLWNLEITNRSFNIVDIKPANMEELTEVITAAEFHPNQCNTFVYSSSKGSIRLCDMRTSALCDNHSKLFEEPEDPSNRSFFSEIISSISDVKFSHSGRYLMTRDYLTVKVWDVNMESKPLETYQVHDYLRSKLCSLYENDCIFDKFECVWNGTDSVLMTGSYNNFFRMFDRNTKRDVTLEASRENSKPRAILKPRKVCVGGKRRKDEISVDSLDFSKKILHTAWHPNENIIAVAATNNLYIFQDKVN is encoded by the exons CTGACATCATATCCACAGTTGAGTTCAACTCGACAGGAGAACTCCTGGCCACTGGGGACAAAGGTGGACGAGTGGTGGTCTTCCAGAGGGAACAGGAG AGCAAGAACCAGCCTCACCGTCGGGGGGAGTACAATGTTTACAGCACCTTTCAGAGCCACGAGCCCGAGTTTGACTACTTGAAAAGCCTGGAGATTGAGGAGAAGATCAACAAAATCCGCTGGCTGCCACAACAGAATGCCGCTTATTTTCTCCTGTCCACCAATG ATAAAACTGTGAAGCTATGGAAAATCAGCGAGCGAGACAAACGACCAGAGGGCTACAATCTGAAGGATGAAGAAGGCAGGATACGCGACCCAACCACCATCACATCTCTGAGG GTGCCTGTGTTGAGGCCCATGGACTTGATGGTGGAGGCAACACCACGTCGCATTTTCTCCAATGCTCACACCTATCACATTAACTCCATCTCAGTCAACAGCGACCATGAGACGTACATGTCCACGGATGATCTGCGGATCAACCTATGGAACCTGGAGATCACTAACCGAAGCTTTA ATATTGTGGACATAAAGCCTGCCAACATGGAAGAATTGACCGAGGTGATCACAGCGGCTGAGTTTCACCCTAACCAGTGCAACACATTTGTCTACAGTAGCAGTAAGGGCTCCATAAGATTGTGTGACATGAGAACCTCCGCACTTTGTGACAACCATTCTAAAT TATTTGAGGAACCAGAAGACCCCAGTAATCGCTCCTTCTTCTCAGAGATCATCTCCTCCATCTCAGATGTGAAATTCAGCCACAGTGGACGCTACTTGATGACCCGTGACTACCTCACAGTGAAGGTGTGGGACGTCAACATGGAGAGCAAGCCTTTGGAAACGTATCAG GTCCATGACTACCTTAGGAGTAAACTGTGCTCACTGTACGAGAATGACTGCATCTTCGACAAGTTTGAATGTGTCTGGAATGGAACTGACAG TGTCCTAATGACAGGCTCCTACAACAATTTCTTCCGTATGTTCGATCGAAACACTAAGCGTGATGTGACTCTGGAGGCCTCGCGGGAAAACAGCAAACCCAGAGCCATCCTCAAGCCACGCAAAGTTTGTGTTGGTGGCAAGCGTCGTAAAGATGAAATCAGTGTGGACAGTCTGGACTTCAGTAAGAAGATCCTACACACTGCATGGCACCCAAACGAGAACATCATCGCTGTGGCCGCCACCAACAACCTCTATATATTTCAGGACAAGGTCAACTAG